The genomic window GCTTTGAAACTTAAACCAAATGGTATTGGATTTATCCATCATTCTAACTTGGGTAGCTATCTTAATCCTTCTACTGGTAAGTTAGAAGTAGAGCATCTGTATTGGCGGGCTGAAAGCATGAGTGCTAAACTATTTGAGCAATACTGTGATCAGGCTGGTTTGCAATGTTTAAGCCAAGAGATAATTGCTTGGTGTGGCAATATTCTGTGTGATTGTATTTCTGTATTCACACCTAAAATATCTAAATGGAATCAACCAAACCGTGTAGTTGAAAACATATATTTTATGGATGAAGCTGACCGATTGCTAATGAATCATTGTCTTTACAATTTGAACCAAGAAACAGATAAATTAGCTGATCCACAAATTTTACAATGGCAACAGGCTCAGATGCAAAGACAACAGAATACAGCAGAGTTGGAAAACATAAAATATAAACTACAGCAAACTCAGTTAGAACTAGAAATATCTCATGCTACCGTAAATGAGTTACGAGACTTGATTTTAAAGTTTGACCCAGAGTCTAAATTTTAGATGTGCCTTTCCTATTTAGCAATTTCTATTTTTTAAAGCTCATGTAATGTGGTTTAATTAGTCATTTATAAATACAGTGATGGCTCATATTAAATTATCATGAAAAAATATTTAAGGGAAAAAAGATGAATAAAGAAACCGTAGAATTTATTGACAGATCATTGTTAGCAGATGGTGATTATGTTTCACCTGGATTAGAAATTATCAAGCCTGATAAATGTTTTCCTAATCTGATGATATCAGATACCAGTGTTTCTAATTGGCCTTACCTCAGACGCGAAATTTCCCATAACTGGTATGTAGATAAAAGACAAACATATGTGGGTTTTCTCAGTCGAGATGAAGCTCATATTCTCTATA from Nostoc sp. UHCC 0870 includes these protein-coding regions:
- a CDS encoding class I SAM-dependent methyltransferase; translation: MPSVEENLHKWSSYSWNEQGNEWSKSWGGTEKCFWGSIYPRIQAFIPGATILEIAPGFGRWTQYLKDYCDNLIVVDLTDKCIAACQQRFADCSQITYHVNDGKSLEMVADESIDFVFSFDSLVHAEEDVIKAYLQEIALKLKPNGIGFIHHSNLGSYLNPSTGKLEVEHLYWRAESMSAKLFEQYCDQAGLQCLSQEIIAWCGNILCDCISVFTPKISKWNQPNRVVENIYFMDEADRLLMNHCLYNLNQETDKLADPQILQWQQAQMQRQQNTAELENIKYKLQQTQLELEISHATVNELRDLILKFDPESKF